In Halichondria panicea chromosome 17, odHalPani1.1, whole genome shotgun sequence, a single window of DNA contains:
- the LOC135351284 gene encoding probable aconitate hydratase, mitochondrial, whose product MMWKVLSKNFSGGKALLGNTQRWISTSSSVWQKVTISKFDQDRYLDYGKMAENVAIVKDRLQQPLTLSEKIVYGHLDSPKTQDLVRGESYLNLRPDRVAMQDATAQMAMLQFISSGLPKVAVPSTIHCDHLIEAQLGAEQDLETAKQLNKEVYDFLATSAAKYGLGFWKPGSGIIHQIILENYAYPGLMLIGTDSHTPNGGGLGGVLIGVGGADAVDVMAGLPWELKCPKVIGVKLTGQLRGWTAPKDVILKVADVLTVAGGTGAIIEYHGPGTESISCTGMATICNMGAEVGATTSLFPYNHRMSSYLKATGRGAIAELADRNANILVPDEGAQYDQLVEINLDELEPLVNGPFTPDLANPISQLGKNAQEKGWPMDIKVALIGSCTNSSYEDMGRSASIAKQALKHGLKAKSAFTVTPGSEQIRATIERDGMDKPLMDIGGVVLANACGPCIGQWNRQDTKKGDKNTIVTSYNRNFTGRNDANPETHAFVASPEIVTALALAGRLDFNPLTDSLTGSDGTSFKLECPDGDELPENGFDPGQDTYQEPPVDGSDISVQVDPNSNRLELLTPFHRWDGKDLEDALVLIKVHGKCTTDHISAAGPWLKYRGHLDNISNNMFITATNAENKDLNNVKNQLTGEFGGVPDTARYYKSQGAPWVVIGDANYGEGSSREHAALEPRHLGGRAIIVKSFARIHETNLKKQGMLPFTFSDPSDYDKVQPTDRVSLLGLAELAPGKPVRCVLKHLDGSSDEIQLQHTMNQAQIGWYKAGSALNKMAEVLKS is encoded by the exons ATGATGTGGAAAGTACTCTCAAAG AACTTTTCTGGTGGCAAAGCGTTACTTGGAAACACACAGAGATGGATCTCGACATCCTCCAGTGTTTGGCAAAAG GTTACCATCAGCAAGTTTGACCAGGACAGGTACTTGGACTATGGGAAGATGGCTGAAAATGTGGCCATTGTCAAGGACAG ACTCCAGCAGCCACTGACATTGTCCGAGAAGATAGTGTACGGTCACCTGGACAGCCCCAAGACTCAGGACCTAGTGAGGGGAGAGTCTTACCTCAACCTCAGGCCAGACAGGGTGGCCATGCAGGACGCCACTGCacag ATGGCCATGCTCCAGTTCATCAGCAGTGGCCTGCCCAAGGTGGCCGTCCCATCCACCATTCACTGTGACCATCTCATCGAGGCTCAGTTGGGGGCAGAGCAGGATCTTGAGACAGCCAAACAACTCAACAAAGAAGTGTACGACTTTCTGGCCACTTCTGCTGCTAAATATGGACTAGGCTTCTGGAAACCAGGCAGTGGAATTATTCATCAG ATCATTCTAGAGAACTATGCCTACCCTGGGCTGATGTTGATCGGCACTGACAGTCACACACCCAATGGAG GTGGTCTTGGGGGTGTGCTCAtaggagtgggcggggctgaTGCAGTGGATGTGATGGCCGGTCTGCCGTGGGAGCTCAAGTGCCCCAAGGTGATTGGTGTGAAGCTCACAGGTCAGCTACGAGGGTGGACGGCCCCCAAAGATGTGATACTCAAGGTTGCTGATGTTTTGACGGTGGCCGGTGGCACTGGGGCCATCATCGAGTACCACGGACCAGGAACAGAGTCCATCTCTTGCACTG GGATGGCCACCATCTGTAACATGGGTGCAGAGGTCGGGGCCACCACGTCACTGTTCCCCTACAACCATCGCATGAGCTCCTATCTCAAAGCCACCGGAAGAGGAG CAATTGCTGAGCTGGCTGATCGCAATGCCAACATCCTAGTTCCGGATGAGGGTGCTCAGTACGACCAACTGGTGGAGATCAACCTTGATGAG CTTGAGCCGCTGGTCAATGGTCCGTTCACCCCTGACCTGGCCAACCCCATCTCACAACTAGGCAAGAATGCTCAGGAGAAAGGATGGCCCATGGACATCAAAGTCG CTCTTATTGGCAGTTGCACCAACAGTTCTTATGAGGACATGGGTCGTTCGGCCAGCATTGCCAAACAAGCTCTGAAACATGGCCTTAAAGCAAA GTCAGCCTTCACCGTGACCCCTGGGTCAGAGCAGATCAGGGCCACCATTGAGAGAGATGGAATG gacaaaCCGCTTATGGACATTGGAGGAGTGGTGCTGGCCAATGCTTGTGGCCCGTGTATTGGTCAGTGGAACAGACAGGACACCAAGAAGGGAGATAAGAACACCATAGTCACCAGCTACAATAGGAACTTCACTGGAAGGAACGATGCCAACCCTGAAACACACGCATTCGTGGCCTCACCTGAA ATTGTGACCGCCCTGGCCTTGGCTGGTCGACTGGACTTCAACCCCTTGACTGACTCCCTAACTGGCTCTGACGGTACCTCCTTCAAACTGGAATGCCCTGATGGAGATGAGCTTCCAGAAAAT GGGTTTGACCCAGGACAAGACACATACCAGGAGCCCCCAGTAGACGGCTCTGATATTAGTGTCCAGGTGGACCCTAACAG TAATCGTCTCGAATTGTTGACCCCATTTCATCGGTGGGATGGTAAAGATTTGGAGGATGCCCTCGTTCTTATAAAAGTCCATGGTAAGTGCACAACGGATCACATCAGTGCCGCCGGGCCATGGCTCAAGTACAGAGGTCACCTGGACAACATCTCCAATAACATGTTCATCAC TGCCACGAATGCTGAGAACAAGGATCTGAACAACGTCAAGAACCAGCTCACTGGAGAGTTCGGAGGAGTGCCAGACACTGCCAGATACTACAAG TCTCAAGGAGCTCCGTGGGTGGTCATTGGTGATGCCAACTACGGGGAGGGCAGCAGTAGAGAACACGCTGCTCTGGAGCCACGGCACCTCGGGGGAAGGGCCATCATCGTCAAGAGCTTTGCTCGGATTCatg AGACCAACCTGAAGAAGCAGGGAATGCTTCCCTTCACCTTCTCTGACCCTAGTGACTATGACAAGGTTCAACCAACCGATCGAGTGTCTCTCTTGGGACTGGCAGAGCTGGCACCAGGAAAG ccgGTGAGGTGTGTTCTGAAACACTTGGACGGGAGCAGCGATGAGATCCAACTCCAGCACACTATGAACCAGGCACAAATAGGGTGGTACAAGGCGGGTAGTGCGCTGAACAAAATGGCGGAGGTCCTCAAGTCTTAA
- the LOC135350882 gene encoding probable serine/threonine-protein kinase nek2, which produces MGNATSDLESNLESTDGQAQSQSQGVSQDVASLQLPPEFSVKYEVLSSVGKGGFGNVYKIRDIRTKAVYAVKILPLNESNLREVELQAKIDDKHVVKIFDTVQSPSTKQLFIIMEYCEGGNLLQWVERNRKHDLLNETVVLQMLYEICEAVYSCHQKKIIHRDLKPENILLDSKRRIKLADFGVARVLERTSVATSFCGTPPYMAPELFLSYLSRGRVPGEVEGYDYKCDVWSIGCILWDMANSSNRFVHTLQSNVGLNAAQAKSDSVGVKEIEAFIEKDVPQGYVLTKRLLHSMLKKNPEERVSLSEVLQDTTLREALENPLGGHWSDIYDKIHPDSAPII; this is translated from the exons ATGGGTAATGCCACTTCAGATTTGGAGTCAAACTTGGAGTCAACAGATGGGCAGGCTCAGTCCCAGAGCCAGGGAGTCAGCCAAGATGTGGCCAGTCTGCAACTGCCTCCAGAGTTCTCAGTGAAGTATGAGGTCTTGAGCAGTGTAGGGAAGGGAGGGTTCGGTAATGTCTACAAGATCAGGGACATCAGGACTAAGGCCGTGTATGCTGTCAAGATACTTCCACTCAACGAGAGCAATCTGAGAGAG GTTGAGCTACAGGCGAAGATTGATGACAAACATGTGGTCAAGATATTCGACACAGTTCAATCGCCCTCGACCAAGCAACTGTTCATCATCATGGAGTATTGTGAGGGGGGCAACCTACTACAATGGGTGGAGAGGAACAGAAAGCACGACTTACTGAATGAGACTGTTGTACTGCAAATGCTGTATGAGATCTGCGAAGCTGTGTATAGTTGTCACCAGAAGAAGATTATTCATAGAGATCTCAAACCAGAGAATATTCTATTGGATAGTAAGCGAAGGATTAAATTAG CTGATTTTGGTGTAGCAAGAGTGCTGGAAAGAACATCAGTGGCTACATCATTCTGTG GGACTCCCCCTTATATGGCTCCCGAGTTGTTTCTGAGCTACTTGTCCAGAGGGAGAGTCCCTGGTGAAGTGGAGGG GTACGACTACAAATGTGATGTGTGGTCAATAGGATGTATTCTCTGGGACATGGCCAACAGCTCAAATCGTTTTGTTCAT ACTCTCCAGAGCAATGTGGGTCTGAACGCGGCCCAGGCCAAGAGTGACAGCGTGGGTGTGAAGGAGATAGAGGCCTTCATTGAGAAGGATGTTCCACAG GGCTACGTTCTCACCAAGAGGTTGCTGCACAGTATGCTCAAGAAGAACCCTGAAGAAAGAGTATCACTGTCCGAAGTACTACAAGACACTACACTGAGAGAAGCCCTAGAGAACCCGTTAGGTGGCCATTGGTCGGACATTTATGATAAAATACATCCGGACAGTGCACCTATAATATAG
- the LOC135350880 gene encoding uncharacterized protein LOC135350880: MGPALQLGIEAIRHVSVPSLLLLALALRFVLTIFTTLNVQLNYDDLPIDPPVHVHIELVDIDIVSIGFLLFAVHGVATIDTLLCLWDYLAKREKRQKIRDWVIWRNGCFILAATAVCSFSALIMFVFVRSKWTSNLCMVIQVLHLFPTLSVVSQALMNGILICLTPVLKTDQMLTHPSYNKAVTAHKVSNRIVVVYAVLNAAAAIAVPEPQNYFIILIPCCVLLELLCRFVLLYKLEKILQNAISTQAELAENENHPAQLVEANCIRVKQVNNENIATNHANRGITVTNHQAIALKTQSLKSRRNEQRLELSEKDVFKEENSDSDGSSISSYEGSDEHFPLSTKHSEIPDSKQSMKQVDLELYNRSKRLHTDVSTIRMFNKQAEVSER; this comes from the exons ATGGGACCAGCTCTGCAACTGGGCATTGAAGCAATCAG GCATGTGTCTGTACCATCACTACTACTGCTGGCCTTAGCCCTTCGTTTTGTACTGACTATCTTTACAACGCTGAATGTACAATTGAACTACGATGATTTGCCCATTGACCCTCCGGTGCACGTGCACATTGAGCTGGTTGACATTGACATTGTCAGTATTGGTTTTTTGTTGTTTGCTGTACATGGTGTAGCAACTATCGACACTCTGCTCTGCTTGTGGGATTACCTAGCAAAGAGGGAAAAACGTCAAAAGATTCGAGATTGGGTAATCTGGCGAAATGGATGCTTCATTCTTGCAGCTACGGCTGTGTGTAGTTTTTCTGCTCTGATAATGTTTGTTTTTGTGAGATCAAAGTGGACCAGTAACCTGTGCATGGTCATTCAAGTTCTCCACCTGTTCCCCACTCTGTCAGTGGTCTCTCAAGCTCTAATGAATG GAATCTTGATTTGCCTGACGCCAGTCCTAAAGACTGATCAGATGTTAACCCATCCCAGCTACAACAAAGCAGTTACAGCTCACAAAGTATCAAATAGAATCGTCGTGGTTTATGCTGTTCTTAATGCAGCAGCAGCAATAGCTGTCCCTGAGCCACAGAACTATTTTATTATACTCATTCCATGTTGTGTGCTGTTGGAGTTGCTTTGTCGATTTGTATTGCTATATAAACTCGAAAAAATTCTCCAGAACGCAATTTCTACCCAAGCCGAGTTAGCTGAAAATGAGAATCATCCTGCTCAGCTAGTCGAAGCAAATTGTATTCGAGTCAAGCAAGTAAACAATGAAAACATTGCAACTAACCATGCGAACAGAGGGATTACTGTCACAAACCATCAAGCGATTGCTCTTAAAACTCAGTCGTTGAAATCACGTCGAAATGAACAACGTTTGGAGTTATCAGAGAAGGATGTCTTTAAGGAAGAAAATTCTGATAGTGATGGATCAAGCATTAGTTCATATGAAGGTAGTGATGAACATTTCCCACTATCAACCAAGCATTCTGAAATACCTGATTCTAAACAGAGTATGAAACAGGTTGACTTGGAGTTGTATAATAGATCGAAACGGCTTCACACTGATGTGAGCACAATCAGGATGTTTAATAAGCAAGCTGAAGTGTCTGAACGATGA
- the LOC135350883 gene encoding uncharacterized protein LOC135350883, producing the protein MATPDTVLSSYPSLTFAHGSLRPEERGRLETRRAHIQDYEPPKWRSSHADDVSGEHTEVPMVDHANIVFIGPVGSGKSSLIGSLWRAVNQDTVFPDRIQLTLNHPDEDTHGTMKWMETCGNKKRTIIYQDTRGDQEYDTSERNVHEFSLRGMYRDGAQLQSHSVFSSDWWISRRFFWERGQGEVPHCVVFVFDGSSDPFLDAESMEFFKTVFEDCTKLGYEPVIVVSCLDLIYQEALRVGENYEVQIQHKRDHILQAFENLNLTRQSIYFVTNFHEGKRGGVRVWEAGDKGFERATKMLVDLGRDLLTVADRFIERKYTGNPKCTVL; encoded by the exons ATGGCTACCCCAGACACTGTGTTATCAAGCTACCCTAGCCTCACCTTTGCCCATGGCTCTCTGAGGCCGGAGGAGCGAGGAAGGTTGGAGACAAGGAGAGCACACATTCAGGACTACGAGCCTCCCAAGTGGAGGTCATCACACGCTGATGATGTGTCTGGAGAGCACACTGAGGTCCCTATGGTTGATCATGCCA ATATTGTATTTATAGGTCCAGTAGGTTCAGGCAAGTCGTCTCTCATAGGCAGTCTATGGCGAGCAGTGAACCAAGACACGGTGTTTCCTGACCGTATCCAGCTCACCCTCAACCACCCTGATGAGGACACCCACGGCACTATGAAGTGGATGGAGACCTGCGGGAACAAGAAGAGGACCATCATTTATCAAGACACTCGTGGAGATCAG gaGTACGACACATCAGAGAGAAATGTCCACGAGTTCTCCCTGCGAGGGATGTATCGTGATGGGGCTCAGCTACAGTCTCACAGTGTCTTCTCGAGTGACTGGTGGATTTCCAGGCGGTTCTTCTGGGAGAGGGGGCAAGGGGAAGTCCCTCACTGTGTGGTCTTTGTGTTTGATGGGTCCAGTGATCCCTTCCTGGATGCAGAGAGTATGGAGTTCTTCAAGACTGTCTTCGAGGACTGTACCAAGTTAG GCTATGAGCCGGTCATTGTGGTGTCATGTCTGGATCTCATCTACCAGGAGGCCCTCAGAGTGGGGGAGAACTATGAGGTGCAAATACAGCACAAGAGAGACCACATCCTGCAAGCATTCGAGAACCTCAATCTCACAAGACAGAGTATTTATTTCGTGACCAACTTCCACGAGGGGAAGAGAGGTGGAGTCAGGGTGTGGGAGGCGGGGGATAAAGGTTTTGAAAGAGCTACTAAGATGCTGGTTGACTTAGGTAGAGATTTATTGACTGTGGCAGACAGGTTCATAGAGAGGAAGTACACTGGTAATCCTAAATGCACTGTTTTGTAG
- the LOC135350887 gene encoding uncharacterized protein LOC135350887: protein MKRVGLLQRSGQRRVRVMIMDASSLLKLLLLQTLPASTINIQPSLLNSFNFQHEPANNSMSLHRALSESGFHRTLLAELSIPDEMAEELSDASFIIVQNITSSLYVDIDQLSNLHSMAGEPQVIVTRHMDTEKPASLSTSHVLLAYSKLKGNRLSVSVPIHFRYQPPCDSQYVPVTIPPPLLFYKPHNSSKQEISDTVKLLPCNSTSSERCHWHQMPYTLDQDSSNQYCFEEDCARYSDLLIALIPCGAQNSVSLVVGITVLVTLLAALYICIAIGSVQPQTIASRR from the exons atgaAGAGGGTAGGTCTTCTACAGCGCTCAGGACAGAGAAGAGTAAGAGTCATGATCATGGATGCTTCCAGCCTGCTCAAG CTCCTCCTGTTACAAACGTTGCCAGCATCAACTATAAACATTCAGCCCAGTTTGCTAAACAgtttcaactttcaacatgAACCAGCAAACAATTCCATGTCTTTGCATCGGGCCCTTTCCGAGTCTGGTTTCCATAGAACTTTGCTCGCGGAGTTGTCCATACCAGACGAGATGGCTGAAGAGCTCAGTGATGCCTCCTTTATCATTGTGCAGAACATTACCAGCAGTTTGTATGTTGATATTGATCAG TTGTCAAACCTACACTCAATGGCTGGAGAACCACAGGTGATAGTGACTAGGCACATGGACACTGAGAAACCAGCTTCTCTCTCCACCAGTCATGTCTTACTGGCCTACTCCAAACTTAAGGGTAACAG GTTGAGTGTCAGTGTTCCTATTCACTTCCGCTACCAGCCACCATGTGACTCCCAGTATGTCCCTGTGACCATCCCTCCCCCACTGTTGTTCTACAAACCCCACAACAGCTCAAAGCAAGAGATATCAGACACAGTGAAACTGCTACCGTGCAATTCAACATCATCAGAACGTTGTCATTGGCATCAGATGCCCTACACTCTCGATCAAGACTCGTCAAACCAGTATTGTTTTGAAGAAGACTGTGCTCGATATTCTGATTTGTTGATAGCACTTATTCCTTGTGGTGCTCAGAACAGTGTATCATTAGTGGTAGGAATAACTGTACTAGTGACCCTCCTAGCAGCACTGTATATTTGTATTGCTATTGGTTCTGTACAGCCTCAAACAATTGCTTCTCGTCGCTAA
- the LOC135350884 gene encoding uncharacterized protein LOC135350884, which translates to MDALSLDQMLPEYQQRREEFVQEVSNLHTDNTPSISPSADGSFINDLSNDTTVPVSDLEAEPGPGIASRAENNPPASMDSTSSTSSSTDFNRQSASIGSTSLYQPGYTAPSITYERDNESQKLIAVIGREFDCPHDVSMALQKLTSKQSNTDVPVAKFVPFTLKRKMLLRGSFDNRELKKHDLICMCYNASEARLLLTGVDGFYSSLLKYVEAYLGPNKVAFLISNYSIPHNRSEPDASPLIFHSLRTRLYNQEPLRQYLDEDHVMSWSDAPNEMQAKRLVEVASLDCNPQSVLGTASCCLL; encoded by the exons ATGGACGCCCTTTCTCTGGACCAAATGTTGCCAGAGTACCAACAAAGAAGAGAGGAGTTTGTGCAAGAAGTTTCAAATCTTCATACTGACAATACACCATCAATTTCTCCAAGTGCAGATGGCTCATTTATCAATGACCTTAGCAACGATACTACAGTACCAGTATCTGACTTAGAGGCTGAGCCTGGCCCTGGAATAGCTAGCAGGGCCGAGAACAATCCACCGGCAAGTATGGACTCCACCTCATCCACTTCGAGCAGTACGGATTTCAACAGGCAGTCAGCAAGTATTGGAAGCACCTCACTCTATCAGCCCGGTTACACTGCACCTAGTATAACCTACGAGAGAGACAATGAAAGCCAAAAACTTATTGCTGTTATAGGACGAGAGTTTGATTGTCCCCATGATGTATCTATGGCCCTTCAAAAACTAACTTCAAAGCAATCGAACACTGACGTGCCTGTGGCAAAATTCGTCCCCTTTACTCTGAAGAGAAAGATGTTATTGAGAGGCAGTTTTGATAACCGAGAGCTGAAGAAACATGACCTCATCTGTATGTGCTACAATGCATCAGAGGCCAGACTGCTACTGACCGGAGTGGACGGATTCTACTCTTCCCTCCTGAAATACGTGGAGGCTTATCTAG gccCCAACAAAGTTGCTTTTCTCATCTCTAACTACTCAATCCCCCACAACAGAAGTGAACCAGATGCTAGCCCTCTCATATTCCACAGTTTAAGAACGCGACTCTACAATCAGGAGCCACTCAGACAATATCTGGACGAGGATCATGTGATGTCATGGAGTGATGCGCCCAATGAAATGCAAGCCAAGAGACTTGTTGAAGTGGCTAGTTTGGACTGTAACCCGCAGAGCGTATTGGGAACTGCTTCATGTTGTTTGTTGTAA
- the LOC135350879 gene encoding uncharacterized protein LOC135350879: MFRLTHRSSKPQWLTVTNKPSLFSSLRSAFLSKFGSASNSDNSTRQEQPRSKSANTSEQQRKQLPVVSQMESMSVDFDSDFGDDISVISLGEGPQLRIDGSGINTTPPNNICDNLSKPTTTAGTASPNKSMKTLSPIEPVYHKKAMSKLNKLLENGNVADGEIPNTGLEKEREARKDDSTKSSPQATPHIAEIDELRKRISEMELTINSKNKQISQLIKNEDSNAAKQKLVKSFKSTDRKLKKMKSEVLILEHKVAEKPAIQLSGSTKSDGRAVSDTNTALTVITRADQVPIIFVKPATGSRVISFTPQPTETASVAISPRRPTPAVRRFSLAPDKTTITPGERMMKERLKIERELTFGNRQQAAYPSSFSATENIRGQNPYKCKNFDRYYRTRNIVNSQHNGFKKTKKFEQLNNTEFCTTSSTKLSAGSRVLHARYCEKVESADSDLQ, translated from the exons ATGTTTAGACTTACTCATCGAAGTTCAAAACCCCAGTGGCTAACTGTTACAAATAAGCCTTCCCTTTTTAGCTCTCTGAGATCTGCTTTTCTGAGTAAATTTGGAAGTGCAAGCAACTCTGACAACAGTACTAGACAG GAACAGCCACGATCAAAGAGTGCTAACACCTCAGAACAGCAAAGGAAGCAGCTACCAGTAGTGAGCCAAATGGAGTCTATGTCTGTCGATTTCGACTCTGACTTCGGAGATGACATTAGTGTGATCAGCCTTGGAGAGGGCCCTCAACTGAGAATAGATGGAAGTGGAATTAACACCACACCTCCAAATAATATTTGTGACAATCTATCAA AACCAACCACTACTGCCGGTACTGCTTCACCAAACAAGAGCATGAAGACACTATCTCCCATTGAGCCAGTCTACCATAAGAAAGCCATGTCTAAACTAAACAAATTGCTGGAAAATGGAAACGTTGCTGATGGTGAAATCCCAAACACTGGCTTAGAGAAGGAGAGAGAAGCAAGGAAAGATGACAGTACCAAATCGTCACCCCAAGCCACGCCACACATAGCTGAGATAGATGAGCTACGCAAGAGAATCAGTGAAATGGAACTAACAATAAATTCAAAGAACAAACAAATTTCACAGCTAATCAAAAATGAAGACTCGAACGCTGCGAAACAAAAATTGGTCAAGAGTTTCAAGTCGACTGACAGAAAGCTAAAAAAGATGAAGAGTGAAGTGCTGATACTTGAGCATAAAGTGGCTGAAAAGCCAGCTATTCAATTGAGTGGCTCAACAAAGTCTGATGGCAGAGCTGTTAGTGACACAAATACTGCCCTGACGGTGATCACTAGAGCTGACCAAGTACCAATAATCTTTGTTAAACCTGCAACAGGATCAAGAGTAATCTCATTCACACCGCAGCCCACCGAAACGGCTAGTGTTGCCATATCTCCTCGTCGTCCAACCCCAGCTGTTCGAAGGTTCTCGTTGGCCCCTGACAAAACCACCATTACACCAGGAGAGCGTATGATGAAAGAAAGACTGAAGATTGAGCGTGAGTTGACGTTTGGCAACAGGCAACAAGCTGCTTACCCATCTAGCTTCAGTGCGACAGAAAATATCCGAGGACAAAATCCCTACAAGTGCAAAAACTTCGACAGATATTACAGGACAAGGAACATTGTTAATTCTCAGCACAACGGTTTCAAGAAAACAAAGAAATTTGAACAGCTGAACAATACCGAGTTTTGTACGACATCCTCTACGAAACTGTCTGCGGGATCAAGAGTACTCCACGCGAGATACTGTGAGAAAGTGGAATCTGCTGATAGTGATTTGCAGTAG
- the LOC135351285 gene encoding uncharacterized protein LOC135351285, translating to MERREAQLLTTFSRFSGRWRAQAMVQLVAILALVVRVILTLNTALNKEWNIDPISLLNVTVCPQMRIELLSINVVFLGLLLSVSYTVSIVNCLYWLRIVQQHVQENIFRVRKLWCNGSNILVLGATCVSVIDAFWFFLFVREVWTYRFDMAFQILQLVPSLFVIFDTIFNGLLICAMSVLDEDQQAAIPRGYQTDINAHMGSNILLAMYAVMNLLVARKCHGPDSTVITEFVPLFVVFELICRNFLVYHLRHSRSVIRGDAALEKPQENELLNTQPNLSDNDDHMIDEDEAANEDHMIDCEEPRLYDEPVVTLGEQNNYIQRDKVEVDSNNLQSSDDSATSSLSSYTGSANEYFGFSAICSEDAQINVRRIRTVVINAPFITVNTQCGGESEEPLKPFHIELED from the exons ATGGAGCGCCGAGAAGCCCAACTATTAACTACATTCAG TCGGTTTTCAGGGAGGTGGAGGGCCCAAGCAATGGTTCAGCTTGTGGCAATCCTGGCCCTAGTTGTACGAGTGATCCTAACTCTCAACACAGCTCTCAACAAGGAATGGAACATCGACCCGATTTCCTTGTTGAACGTCACTGTATGTCCTCAGATGCGCATCGAGCTACTGTCTATCAATGTCGTATTTCTTGGCCTTCTGCTTAGTGTTTCGTATACGGTATCCATTGTAAACTGCTTGTACTGGCTTAGAATTGTACAACAGCATGTTCAAGAAAACATATTTCGAGTGAGAAAATTATGGTGTAATGGATCGAATATTCTCGTCCTAGGAGCAACATGTGTGTCCGTTATTGATGCATTCTGGTTTTTCTTGTTTGTGCGAGAAGTGTGGACCTACCGTTTCGATATGGCCTTTCAAATACTTCAGTTGGTACCGAGCTTGTTCGTCATCTTCGATACTATCTTCAATG GACTGCTGATATGTGCCATGTCAGTACTGGACGAAGATCAACAAGCAGCCATTCCCCGGGGCTATCAAACCGACATCAATGCTCACATGGGCTCAAACATTCTACTTGCGATGTACGCTGTAATGAACCTTTTAGTAGCCCGCAAGTGCCATGGCCCTGACAGCACCGTTATCACTGAGTTTGTCCCTCTTTTTGTAGTGTTTGAGTTGATTTGCCGAAATTTTTTAGTTTATCATCTCAGACACTCTAGATCAGTGATACGTGGAGATGCAGCTCTAGAAAAACCACAAGAAAATGAACTCCTAAATACACAGCCCAATTTGTCTGATAATGATGATCACATGATAGATGAAGATGAAGCTGCTAATGAAGACCACATGATCGATTGCGAGGAACCTCGATTATATGACGAACCAGTTGTTACGCTTGGTGAGCAGAACAACTATATCCAACGAGACAAAGTCGAGGTTGATTCAAACAATCTCCAATCATCTGATGATAGTGCCACCTCCTCTCTTAGCTCGTACACTGGATCAGCTAATGAATATTTTGGCTTCTCAGCAATTTGTTCTGAGGATGCACAAATCAATGTTCGAAGAATTCGCACGGTTGTAATAAATGCACCTTTCATTACTGTCAATACTCAGTGTGGTGGAGAGTCAGAAGAGCCATTAAAACCATTCCATATTGAACTGGAGGACTGA